A DNA window from Daucus carota subsp. sativus chromosome 3, DH1 v3.0, whole genome shotgun sequence contains the following coding sequences:
- the LOC108212125 gene encoding probable membrane-associated kinase regulator 3 has protein sequence MAPNYKHVEEDEDEGYIDMDLSSFSSNLFRHSINISPPPPPQDIEFEFFSNNQKSETSIFPADELFYKGKLLPLHLPPRLQMLQNLLQPSTTTTTSISRSCDVSPSESFRSTSDKQLDDHLFAELTDEKFNVGEVPKKSWPKKKLRLIKKLLAGTHLKSLFSKSSCSDESIVKTAANKGDPGNISKGETDRSSKKAKNSARRSGWPIRQEDPFNFSHRRSFHGEIRHHSMNKCSYSASLSSSCSSCSSSSSFSFDTNGVRGLDLHKRRISSGSDTEGSIDAAIAHCKNSQQ, from the coding sequence ATGGCCCCTAACTATAAACATGTAGAAGAAGATGAGGATGAGGGCTATATCGATATGGATTTAAGCTCTTTTTCTTCCAACTTGTTTCGGCATTCGATAAATAtttctcctcctcctccaccacaAGATATAGAATTCGAGTTCTTCTCCAATAATCAAAAGAGTGAAACCTCTATTTTTCCGGCTGATGAGCTTTTTTACAAAGGAAAACTCCTCCCTCTGCATCTTCCACCACGTTTACAAATGCTGCAAAATCTTCTCCAGCCCTCTACTACCACCACAACCTCGATATCTCGATCATGCGATGTTTCTCCATCGGAGTCGTTTAGGAGTACTAGTGATAAGCAGCTTGATGATCATCTCTTTGCTGAACTCACTGATGAGAAATTCAACGTTGGTGAAGTTCCCAAGAAGTCTTGGCCTAAGAAGAAGCTCAGGCTGATCAAGAAGTTGTTAGCTGGCACACATTTGAAATCCTTGTTTTCCAAGTCTAGTTGTTCTGATGAGTCCATTGTCAAAACAGCTGCCAATAAAGGAGATCCGGGAAACATATCAAAAGGTGAAACTGACCGTTCaagcaagaaagctaagaactCCGCGAGAAGATCAGGATGGCCTATCAGACAAGAGGATCCATTCAATTTTAGCCACCGGAGATCATTTCATGGGGAGATCAGGCATCATTCTATGAATAAATGCTCGTATTCTGCTTCTTTATCTTCCTCATGTTCTTCTTGTTCATCGTCATCTTCATTCTCTTTTGACACAAACGGGGTTCGTGGGCTGGATCTTCATAAGAGGAGAATCAGCTCTGGTTCTGACACTGAAGGTTCTATTGATGCTGCAATTGCTCACTGCAAAAACTCTCAACAATAG